One part of the Actinotignum schaalii genome encodes these proteins:
- a CDS encoding PH domain-containing protein: MVTTPLDPGRNYRAVSRKLFTVRWIIAACFWLVLLIALAVAGFIARPEPLAYYAPLLGLPILGFLIHLRILSRQVNHLGYAMDDIALRLCRGIMFRRIDVVPYGRIQTVDVQSGPLLRRFGLAKVTLHTASMETDAVITGLPTAEADEVRERLLHLGVAEMEGV, from the coding sequence ATGGTGACTACCCCTCTTGATCCCGGGCGGAATTACCGCGCGGTGTCGCGCAAACTCTTCACGGTGCGGTGGATTATCGCCGCGTGCTTCTGGCTCGTGCTCCTCATCGCGCTCGCGGTGGCTGGATTTATTGCGCGCCCCGAACCGCTCGCCTATTACGCGCCCCTGCTGGGGCTGCCCATCCTCGGTTTCCTCATTCACCTGCGGATTCTCTCCCGGCAGGTGAATCACCTCGGTTACGCCATGGATGATATTGCGCTGCGCCTGTGCCGCGGAATCATGTTCCGTCGCATTGACGTGGTGCCCTACGGACGTATCCAAACGGTGGATGTGCAATCCGGGCCGCTGCTGCGCCGCTTCGGGCTCGCGAAAGTCACCCTCCACACCGCCTCCATGGAAACGGATGCAGTTATCACCGGTCTGCCTACCGCGGAAGCGGATGAGGTGCGTGAACGTCTCCTTCACCTCGGCGTAGCCGAAATGGAAGGGGTCTAA
- the folK gene encoding 2-amino-4-hydroxy-6-hydroxymethyldihydropteridine diphosphokinase has translation MMGLPPRIHDALAMLGCCLDTVSITGVEVSARHGVYAEEREADHPFIFDVAALVDTSTAGHADDLAATISYADLAEDARAVGESAPVSLLETLGERVAGRVLARGALAVEVTVHKPEAPVPGRFTDARVTVRRLADIARAGTTREMVIGMGANLGEREETLRAALTQIAALPVHIDAVSSFHSTAPVLAPGQESQPDYLNAVLRLSTELAPLEVLAALRAIEARAGRQRRIHWGARTLDLDIEWVEGVRSTHPLLTLPHPRAHTRAFVMEPWQEIDPEATAKLERARISEHTGAGGGVGPDTGGNCV, from the coding sequence ATGATGGGACTCCCCCCGCGTATCCACGACGCCCTCGCCATGCTCGGATGCTGCCTGGATACCGTGAGCATCACCGGCGTGGAAGTATCCGCCCGGCACGGCGTCTACGCGGAAGAACGCGAAGCGGATCACCCTTTTATTTTCGACGTCGCAGCCCTCGTGGACACCAGTACGGCAGGCCACGCAGATGACCTCGCGGCCACTATCTCCTACGCGGATCTGGCAGAGGATGCTCGCGCGGTCGGGGAAAGTGCTCCCGTGAGCTTGCTTGAAACACTTGGGGAGCGGGTAGCCGGCCGGGTCCTCGCGCGCGGTGCCCTCGCGGTGGAAGTTACCGTGCACAAACCCGAAGCCCCCGTTCCGGGGCGCTTCACGGACGCCCGGGTGACCGTACGCCGCCTGGCCGATATTGCCCGCGCGGGAACCACGCGGGAAATGGTGATCGGGATGGGTGCGAACCTGGGGGAACGCGAAGAAACACTACGCGCTGCCCTCACCCAGATCGCCGCGCTCCCCGTCCATATCGACGCGGTCTCCTCATTCCATAGCACCGCTCCCGTGCTTGCGCCCGGGCAGGAGTCGCAACCCGATTACCTCAACGCGGTACTGCGCCTCAGCACCGAGCTCGCGCCCCTCGAGGTGCTGGCCGCCCTCCGCGCTATTGAGGCGCGGGCGGGGCGCCAGCGCCGAATCCACTGGGGGGCCCGCACCCTCGACCTCGATATCGAATGGGTAGAAGGAGTACGCAGCACCCACCCGCTCCTCACCCTGCCCCACCCGCGTGCCCATACACGTGCATTCGTCATGGAACCCTGGCAAGAAATCGATCCGGAGGCCACCGCAAAACTAGAACGCGCCCGGATAAGCGAACACACGGGTGCCGGCGGCGGCGTCGGTCCAGATACGGGCGGAAACTGTGTGTAA
- a CDS encoding DUF3180 family protein, with product MCNLRAFLGWGAAGALAGEALRRLLATHPVAVPAFAGLPLLLIAAVLLWYGWRVRRLRRGRAATLSRLAALRVAAGAAAGLRSGALLAGAGGLLAIMSALGSTSFTRASARAWGILTAAALVLAVVSWIVDTWCRIDRR from the coding sequence GTGTGTAATCTACGAGCCTTCCTGGGGTGGGGCGCTGCCGGGGCGCTGGCCGGTGAAGCGCTGCGGCGCCTCCTTGCCACGCATCCGGTTGCTGTGCCCGCCTTCGCCGGGCTGCCGCTACTTCTCATCGCCGCGGTGCTGCTCTGGTACGGCTGGCGGGTACGGCGCCTGCGGCGCGGGCGCGCCGCAACTCTTTCGCGGCTGGCCGCGCTGCGGGTGGCAGCAGGAGCGGCAGCGGGGCTGCGCAGCGGGGCGCTCCTGGCCGGTGCGGGCGGCCTGCTCGCGATCATGAGCGCGCTGGGTTCCACCTCTTTCACCCGGGCGAGCGCGCGGGCATGGGGGATCCTCACCGCCGCGGCGCTGGTGCTCGCGGTGGTCAGCTGGATCGTGGATACCTGGTGCCGTATTGATCGGCGGTAG
- the folP gene encoding dihydropteroate synthase, translating to MPTPQPEVTENPNAAANTPEPAPLRDPELFGGNRTRVMGILNVTPDSFSDGGRWATVDTAIAHGHELIAAGADLIDIGGESTRPGATLLSPAEEWDRIGPVVRELAAHIPISVDTYHAETAARACAAGARIINDVTGGRADSSMWKTVAESGAYYVLQHGRGDAQTMNSLAGYRAIGREVSTEVLERVAGAVAAGIAPTRIIIDPGFGFAKMGDDDWRLAAHIDEFLWAGMPVLIGVSRKRFLAEVTPEGIPASGRDGATVALSTYFAEKGVWAVRVHDVASSRIAVDTVAKLRECGLVSTSQPGVARPENTGAAEATRS from the coding sequence ATGCCAACACCACAACCGGAAGTAACCGAAAACCCAAACGCGGCCGCGAATACCCCGGAGCCCGCGCCGCTGCGCGATCCGGAACTTTTTGGGGGCAACCGCACCCGCGTCATGGGAATCCTCAACGTCACCCCCGATTCTTTTTCCGACGGCGGGCGCTGGGCCACGGTCGATACCGCCATCGCCCACGGCCATGAACTCATCGCCGCCGGGGCAGACCTGATCGACATCGGCGGGGAATCCACCCGCCCGGGCGCCACCCTCCTCAGCCCCGCGGAAGAATGGGATCGCATCGGGCCGGTGGTACGCGAACTAGCCGCGCATATCCCCATCTCGGTCGATACCTACCACGCCGAAACCGCGGCGCGGGCCTGCGCAGCAGGCGCCCGCATTATCAACGACGTGACCGGCGGGCGCGCAGACAGCTCCATGTGGAAAACCGTGGCCGAATCCGGGGCCTATTACGTGCTCCAGCACGGGCGCGGCGACGCGCAAACCATGAATTCCCTGGCCGGCTACCGTGCCATCGGCCGCGAAGTCAGCACGGAAGTCCTTGAGCGGGTGGCGGGCGCCGTTGCCGCCGGAATTGCCCCCACCCGGATCATCATCGACCCGGGCTTTGGCTTCGCAAAAATGGGCGACGACGATTGGCGCTTGGCGGCCCATATTGACGAATTCCTGTGGGCCGGCATGCCGGTCCTCATCGGAGTTTCCCGCAAACGCTTCCTCGCTGAAGTCACCCCGGAAGGCATACCCGCCAGCGGGCGAGACGGCGCCACCGTGGCCTTGAGCACTTATTTCGCCGAAAAAGGCGTGTGGGCGGTGCGGGTCCACGACGTAGCATCCTCAAGGATCGCGGTGGATACCGTGGCGAAACTGCGCGAATGCGGACTGGTATCCACCTCCCAACCCGGAGTAGCCCGCCCCGAAAACACGGGAGCTGCGGAGGCCACGCGGTCATGA